The genomic region TATCGGATTTGGCAATTTCCCGGCTCGCGCGAACTCTTGAAGCTAAATCCTCTGCCAGAGCCGTTGCCTGAGAACGGAAGTACCCCTCCATTCCACTTTTCATGCTGCTCATCTGAAGTGCGGCTACGCCAAGTAATCCAATGGCTAACACCAAAACCGCAATCAGCACCTCGATCATGCTAAAGCCGCGTTGAGCGCGCCCGCTTACGCGAACAGGAAACGAAGAAAACTTAGTCTGTCTCATATGCTGCAACCCGATTCCAAATGCTCAACTTGGGTGCTCCCCGCTGGCGTAATGGTTACCACACGGCCCTTTTTGCTGTTCCCGCAAATTGTGATTGCTACTTCAGCGCCAACCACCCGTCTTCCAGTTGGCGAAAACTGCAGGGTGGCGTCATCATCATCTATGCCGATAGAAAGTGCGGGCGGCAAATCTTCAACCACACGAACCGTGTTGCCTTTGTCTACCGCCTCTTTTTCATCATCTTCACAGTCAGGAATATCTACTGGGCATTGCATCACGACATTGATCTCTTTGACTTTCCACCCCGATTGCCAGTTGGCACCGAGAGGTACAACTTCAATGGTGAAACCACGTTTAACGGCCTCACTTCGCGCCTGTGCCACGGACTCAACCATGGCATTGGCGGCGGAAGTAAGACGCGTGCTTTCAATTAAACTGGTAAGCATCGGCGCGGCTAGCACAGCCGTAATCGCGACCACGGCCATTACCACCAATAATTCAGCAATTGTGAAACCCTTGCTACGCATAGGCCCTCTCTCCCATCTTCAGGAATGTTTTAGCACTTGGGCAGAAATAAAAGCCAGAAAGCTCCGATAGGCATCCGCTGGCTTCCGACCAGCGGTTCTTCAAAGAATTAGAGTGTGAACGGGCTCACATTTGAACCAGGAGAATGGATTTAGCGGAGTTCCAGTGGCAGTGCGAAAGTGATGTTTTCGGTAACGCCCTGGGTTTCCTGAACGGCTGTACCGCCCATCAGCTTGATTTGCTCGATGACCTGTTTGACCAAGATTTCTGGCGCCGAGGCACCAGCGGTAACGCCGACCGCACTAGCATTGTCGAGCCAGTCGGGCTGAATGTCTTCCGGGCCGTCGATTAAGTAAGCCTTACAACCCTCTTTTTCGGCCAATTCGCGCAGACGGTTGGAGTTGGAGCTGTTGCGGGAGCCAACAACCAGCACCACATCAGCCTTGCCGGCCAGCTCACGCACGGCATCCTGGCGGTTTTGTGTGGCGTAGCAGATGTCGTCCTTGCGCGGGCCCTGGATATCGGGGAAACGCTTGCGCAGCGCAGCGATGATGTCGCGGGTTTCGTCGACAGACAGCGTTGTCTGGGTGACGTAATGCAGTGGGGTATCGGCTGGCACTTCAAGTTTGGTGACATCCGCTTCCGACTCGATCAGGTACATCTTGCCGGTAGAATTCAGATACTGACCCATCGTCCCCTCCACTTCCGGATGACCTTTATGGCCAATCAGGATGCAGGAGTCGCCTTTGCGGGCGATGCGGGCCACTTCCATATGGACCTTGGTGACCAGCGGACAGGTGGCGTCAAAAACCCGAAAACCACGGCTGGCAGCTTCATCACGTACCGCTTGTGAAACGCCATGGGCGCTGAAAATCACGGTCGCATCGGCCGGCACTTCCGATAGTTCTTCGACGAAAATCGCTCCCTTGCGCTTCAGATCCTCGACCACGAATCGGTTGTGCACGACTTCATGGCGCACATAAATTGGCGCACCGAATAGCTCCAGCGCCCGATTGACGATTTCGATTGCGCGATCGACACCGGCACAAAAACCGCGTGGGTTGGCAAGTACGATTTGCATGGCATTCACTCAAGGATTGATGGCGACAACTTCGACGGCAAACTGCAAGTCGTGGCCGGCCAAAGGGTGATTGAAATCAACGGTAATCGACTGCCCTTCGATAGCGGTGATCACACCTGGCATTTCACCGCCGGCGGGATTTTCAAAGGCAATGATACTACCGATGCTGAGGTCCATATCCGACGGGAACAGATGCCGCTCCATATGCTGGATCAGACCTTGCTGAAGCTCACCGAAGGCCTGCTCGGCGCTAACCTCAAAAGACTTCTTGTCACCGACCCGCAAACCGAGCAATTGTTCCTCAATCGCTGGCGAAAGGCTGTCGTCACCAAGCTGAAATCGAGTCGGTTTGCCGCCGCGGGTGGTTTCGGCAATGGAACCGTCTTTCAGTTTCAGTTCCAGATGCATCAGCACCAAATCATTAGCTTGAACCACTACGCTCACGACTCACCTTTCTTGTTGAATAAACTGTCGATAAACAACAACACAGCGCCACAAACAATGGCCGAATCGGCGATATTGAATGCGGGCCAGTGATAGCCCGCGGCATGCCAATCAATAAAGTCGACGACATGACCGTACAACAGACGATCATAAACATTACCAATGGCGCCGCCGAGGACCAGCGCCAGCGCAATCGCCAGCACGCGCTGCGATTTTTCCAGACGAAATAGCCAGACCAGCAATACGCAGGAAATGACAAACGTTAGCACGACGAAGAACCAGCGTTGCCAACCGCCTTGGTCAGCCAAGAAGCTGAAAGCCGCGCCGGTATTGAAGGCCAGTTTCAAATTGAAATGGGCCATCACTTCAACCGGTTGATACGGCTGTAAATGCGCCAATGCCAAATGCTTGGTCCACTGATCGAGAATCAACACCACAACGGTCAAAATGAGCCAGCGATAATTCGCCCAACCGCCAACTGCTTGCGACATCAGGCCACCTTCCGCTGTTCGCCAGCGCCGTCGACGTTTTCTATGCAGCGGCCGCAGAGTTCAGGATGTTTGCTGTCCGAACCGACATCGGCACGACGATGCCAGCAGCGCACACATTTTCCATGCGACGATTTCTGCAAGCGGATTTTCATCCCTTTCATTTCAGAGTCGAGTGCATCACTACCGGCCTCGGTCAAGGAATGATATGCCGCCTTTGAGGTAATCAACACAAAACGCAGTTCATCACCAAGCTTCGCCAAGATAGTCTGCATGCTTTGCTCAACATACAAATCGACCTCCGCTTCCAATGAGCCCCCCATGTCCATCGACTTACGCGCGTCCTCAATGGCTTTATTGACGGCCTCTTTCACTTCCAACACCGTTGCCCATTCCTGCGCGGAAATCACGTCGTCGGAATTGCGGAATAATTTGTCGTACCACTCAGCAGTAAATACGCATTCTTTTTGCTCTGGGATTGCCGCCCAGATCTCGTCGGCAGTAAACGACATAATCGGCGCAATCCAGCGAGCCAATGCCTGCACGATATGGAACAACGCGGTCTGGCAGGAAAGCTGGGCTGTCGAGCCTTTCTTGGCGGTGTACTGGCGATCTTTGATGATATCGAGATAGAACGCGCCCATTTCCACCGAGCAGAAATGGTGCACTTTCTGGGATACGTTCCAGAATTCGTACTTGTTGTAGGAATCAACGATCTCTTTCTGGTAACGCGCGGCACAATCAACGGCCCAGCGATCCAGTGGAAGCATATTTTCTGGTGCCAATAATTGTTCCGGCGAAAAGCCGCTCAAGTTGGCTAGCAAAAAGCGCGCGGTATTGCGGATACGACGATAGCTATCGGCGGTACGATTCAAAATTTCTTTCGATACCGCCATTTCACCACGATAGTCGGTCGATGCCACCCACAGGCGCAGCACATCGGCGCCCATTTGATCAATGACTTCCTGCGGCGCGACGACGTTGCCTTTCGACTTCGACATTTTCTCGCCTTTGCCATCGACAGTGAACCCATGCGTCAGCACCGCTTTGTACGGCGCGTGATGGTTGATCGACACGCCCGTCAACAGAGAGCTCTGAAACCAGCCGCGATGTTGATCGGAACCTTCCAGATACAAATCGGCTTGCTGACCCAGCTCCGGACGCATTGCGGTAACGCAAGCATGCGTTACACCGGAATCGAACCAGACATCAATGGTGTCGGAAAGCTTGACGTAATCTTCACTGCCTTCTTTCAGCAAATGTTCGATCGGCAAATCAAACCAGGCCTGGATGCCGTCCTTCTCCACTTCCTTGGCAACGACTTCCATCAGCTCCATAAATTGCGGATGCAGTTCCTGGGTAGTTTTGTGCACGATCAATGGAATCGGAATACCCCAGGTACGCTGGCGGGAAATACACCAATCTGGACGATTCTCGATCATCGCGTTGATACGGTTTTCACCCCACTCCGGCACCCACTGCACTTTCTTGATTTCAGCCAGCGCCGTTTCGCGCAAACCGTTCTGCTCCATTGAGATGAACCATTGCGGTGTGGCGCGGAAAATGATTGGCGTTTTGTGACGCCAGCAATGGGGGTAGGAATGCTTGAGCGCTTTGTGGCGCAGCATACGATGATGTGTTTGCAGATGTTCGATGATCGCTTCGTTGGCCTTGCTGACATGTTGGCCGCCAAATAACGGCAAATCGGCAGCGAATACGCCATTTGGTCCAACTTTGTGTTCAACCGACAAGTTGTATTTCAACCCGACGGCATAGTCTTCCTGACCGTGACCTGGTGCCGTATGTACACAACCGGTACCGGCTTCCAGCGAGACGTGATCGCCAAGAATGACTGGCACCTGTTGCGGATAGAACGGATGCTCAAGCATCAATCCCTCCAGCGCTTCGCCTTTGCCATAACCGAGTACGTGGTAGTGCTCAAAACCGAAACGCTCCATGCAATCTTTGATCAAGCCTTCGGCGACCACCAAACGCATGCGCTGACCGTCGCGCTCAACTTGAACCACCGCGTATTCGAGGTTGGCGTTCATCGCAACGGCTTTGTTGGCCGGCAATGTCCACGGCGTTGTCGTCCAGATCACCACCGACAAATCACCATGGCCTTCGTGCTCCGGCACACTGTGCAGGCGCTTGAATAATTCATCTTCATCGACGACCGGGAAGCAAACATCGATCGCTGGCGACACTTTGTCTTCGTATTCGACTTCCGCTTCCGCCAGAGCTGAGCCGCAATCACAGCACCAGTGCACCGGTTTGTAGCCTTTCAGCAAATGGCCATTGCTGATGATCTTTCCGAGCGCGCGAATGGCATCGGCTTCGAATTTGAAATCCATCGTTTTGTAGGGATTGAACCAATCACCCAAAACGCCCAAACGGATGAAATCCTTGCGCTGTGCATCGATTTGCGACTCGGCGTAATCGCGGCAATGCTGACGAAATTCACCGGTGCTGACTTTCTGTCCGGCCTTGCCGACTTTTTTCTCGACGTTCAATTCAATCGGCAAACCGTGGCAGTCCCAACCCGGTACATAAGGCGCATCGAAACCCGACATCGTTTTGCTTTTGACAACGATATCTTTCAACACTTTGTTGACCGCATGACCGATATGGATATTGCCGTTCGCGTACGGAGGGCCATCGTGCAGAATGAATTTTGGTTTGCCGGCGCGGGCTTGGCGAATGCGCTCGTACAGTTTGTCGTCGGTCCAGCGTTGCAGCATGCCCGGCTCGCGCTTGGCAAGATCCGCACGCATCGGAAAATCGGTCGTTGGCAGATTTAGTGTCGGTTTATAGTCTGTCATGGTTCAGCCTGGTTAACGATGCTTCATCGTTAGAAGCCATCTCAAAAATGCCTGGTGCTCGGCGATCTGCGCGAATGCGGTGCTCGGAAAAATTCGCCAGGAGCGAATTTTCGTGGAACCCGGAGGGTGAACCACATGGAAGTGGTGAACCATCCTCATTTACTACTAGTAAACTGCGGTTCCTCCGCTCCTATTCGCGCACCTCGCCTTCGCCCAGACTATTTTTTAGATGACTTCTAGTAAAAAAAATCAAGTCAAATTGAAAATCTGTTTGGCCCGGGCGCTGTCGACGCTGATTTGCGCTTTCAATGCATCCAGTCCGGAAAACTTTTGTTCGGCACGAATAAATTGCACCGGTTCAATGTCAATCACGCGTCCGTAAATATCGTCGGCGAAATTGAACAAATGCACTTCGCAGCGCGGTTCTTTGCCATCCACGGTTGGGCGAAAACCAATATTGGCAACGCCCAGCGTTTCCGGCATGCCCTCACCCATCACCTTGACCGCATAGACACCACTTAATGGCAATGTCTTGCGTTTCAAACGCAGATTTGCCGTTGGAAATCCGAGCAGGCGACCACGCTTATCACCGTGCGCCACCTTGCCGCTCAAACGATAAGGCCGGCCGAGCAATTGCGCCGCCAATTCAAACTGGCCATTGGCCAGCGCCAGACGCACCGCGGTACTGCTGACCCGAATGCCGTTGACGGTTACCGTATCACTGGCTTCGCAACTGAAGCGGCCATCGGCGCATAGCAGTTCGAAATCGCCCGCACGGCGGTGGCCGAAACGGAAATCGTCGCCGACCACCAAATGTTGCACGTTCAGCTCGTTAACCAGAATCCTGTCAATGAATTCGTTGGCACTCATCGCCGCCAAATCCTGATTGAACCGCAGCACCCGTACGATATCGACTCCGAGCAGCTCCAACGGCAGCAATTTTTCCCGCAACGTCATCAAACGCGCTGGCGGCTCATCAAGAAAAAATTCGGCGGGATGCGGTTCAAACAGAATGGCAACCGCCTTGGCTTGCATACGGTCGGCTTCGGCGCGAACTTGTTGCAACAATTGCCGGTGGCCAAGATGCACACCATCAAAATTGCCGATCGTGGCAACCGAGGCGGATTGCAGGCTGTGCGCACCGCGTTGACCACGAACCACTTTCATTGACGATTGCCCTCTACCACAGTCTGCACGGCCATTCAGGGGCTGGGAGTATAACCGCGAAGCTGGCTGATTCGCATGCCCATCAGCCATAGCATCGCGAAATAACTGGCCCCGCCGGCCGCAACGGTTTGCCCCGTAAAAAGGATACGCTGCCAATGGTCAGCGATAGCCCAAGCCTCATTGCCGGGGTGAACAAGGTAAATGACCACCGCCATCGCGGAGCACGCTGTACCGACTTTCAATAGCCAACTCCCCCAACCGGCTTGCGGTCGGTAAATACCGCGTTTGTACAGCATGCGGAACAGCAGCGTCGCATTCAGCGTGCTGGATAGCGTCGTCGCCAGCGCCAGGCCGAGATACTGCAATGGCCAAATCAGAATGGCGTTGGCGACCATATTAAAGGCCACCGCAATCAGCGCGAATTTGACAGGCGTTTTCGTATCTTGGCGGCCGAAGAAGCCGGTCGCCAGCACTTTGATCGACATGAATGACATCAGGCCTAGGCTGTAGAAAATCAGCGCATCAGCGATGTTGGCAGCATCCTGTACCGTGGTCGCGCCATGCTGAAAAAGCGTCAGCGCCAGACCATCAGCCAGCATACCCAACCCGATCATCGCCGGCAGGCCGATCAAGGTCAGGAATCTCAGCGCCCAATCGATCGTGCTTTGGAAGCTGGCGGCGTCCTCGCTGCTGTGCTGGCGCGACAGGCTTGGCAGAATCACCGTCGCAATGGCAATACCGAACAAGCCAAGCGGAAACTCCAGCAAACGATCGGCGTAATAAAGCCAGGAAACGCTGCCCTCCTCCAGAAAACTCAGGAAGATAACATCGAGCATCAGGCTGATTTGGGTAATGGAAACGCCAAACATTGCCGGCAGCATCAGCTTCAGAATGCGCTGCACGCCCTCATCTTTCCAACCCCAGACGGGCCGTGGCAAAAGCCCTTCACGCCAGAGGAACGGCAGATTGAATGCCAGTTGCACGACACCGGCAATCAGCACCGCCCAGGCCATTGCCACCGCCTGCCGGTCCAGTTCCGGCGCTACCCAGACGCCGGCGATAATCAGGCAGACGTTCAGGAATACCGGGGTAATGGCCGGCACGGCAAAGCGATTGCGGGTGTTCAACACCGAGCCGGCCAGCGCCGTCAGCGAAATGAATAGCAGGTAAGGGAAGGTGATGCGCAGCATGTAGACGGCCAGCTCAAACTTGACCGGGTCATCGCGAAAGCCTGGCGCATAAACGGTTGTCACCCATGGCGCGGCAATAAGCACCAGCACCGTCAAACCAAGCACAATCAGGCCCAATGTGCCGGCAACCTTATTGAGCAGTTGCAGCACTTCTTCTTGCGAGCGCTTCAGCTGATATTCGACAAAAACTGGCACAAACGCCTGAGCAAAGGCGCCTTCAGCGAACAGGCGTCTTAGAAAATTCGGGATTTTCTGTGCGACAAAGAACAAATCAGCACCCATGCCGGCGCCGAGCAGGTTGGCCAATACGACTTCGCGTACGAGACCCAGCACGCGGGAGATCAGCGTCATGGCGCTGACGATCACCCCGGATTTGAGCAGATGTTTGGCCATTGGCGTTATTTTTGGCGATATTTTGGCGACAAGGCCGCGCATGTTAACGGTTGCCTTGGCACCCGGCTATGGAAATGCTCGCCGGCAGCGGAAAAATTTGACTTCTGGCGAGAATTTCGGCATATTTCGCGCCCTTCCAAAGTTGGAACCCGAATTCTTTTTATTTCAGGAGTAGGACCTTGGCCAACATCAAGTCTGCCAAAAAGCGTGCGCGCCAATCCGAAGTCGCCCGCCAACGTAATGCCGCCCAGCGCTCGATGCTGCGCACATACATCAAGAAAGTACTGAAGGCGATCGAAAGCGGTGACAAAGCTGCTGCCCAGGCCGCGTTCACTGCTGCCCAGCCGATTATCGACACGGCTGCTGGCAAAAACCTGATTCACGCCAACAAGGCCGCTCGCCACAAGAGCCGTCTGTCGGCCCACATCAAAGCCATGGCCTAAGCCTAAGCTTGATGAAAAAACCCGGCGCTGCCGGGTTTTTTGTTGCCGGCAAAATGCCAAGAAAACAAAAAGCCCCTGTTTGGGGGCTTAGTTGAATCAATAGAAGTATTTTTTGTCACTCCTGCGTCGACCGGAATGACCATATTTCTGAACTGAATGGAATTGACCCGTTCAGGGATTTTTCGCTTACCGCTCATCCTCTTCTGGCGACTCGGCGTCCTCATCCAAGCCCCACTCATCGTCCCACTCTTCGATTTCATCCGGCGTTGGTTCCGGGCGAGCTTGATAGTCCCAGGGAATCTCCTGGGTCGGCACCGCTTTGCTGTCTTCTTCTTTCGGCAGGCTTTCCAGGTAATTCATGATGTCCCAGCACAGCGCTTCGGTGCCAAGCTTGTTCAAGCCGGAAATGCGGTAAACCGGGCCTGTCCAGGCCAAATCATCAATGATTTGCTGGCAGCGGACTTCGGCCTCTTCCTCGTCCAGCACATCAATCTTGTTCAATACCAACCAGCGTGGCTTTTCTGCCAGGGCCGGGCTGTATTTTTCCAGTTCCTCGACAATCGCCTTGGCGTTGTAAACCGGATCGGTTTCATCGATTGGCGCGATATCGACCAAATGCAGCAACACCCGGCAGCGCGACAAATGGCGCAGGAATTTATGGCCCAGACCAGCGCCTTCCGAGGCGCCTTCGATAACACCGGGAATGTCGGCAACGACGAAGCTGGACTGATCTTTCATGCGCACGACGCCGAGATTCGGCACCAGCGTCGTGAACGGATAATCGGCCACTTTCGGTTTCGCTGCCGATACGGCGCGAATGAATGTTGATTTACCGGCGTTTGGCATACCGAGCAAACCGACATCGGCCAACACTTGCAGCTCCAGCCGCAGATCACGCAAATCGCCAAGCTTGCCTTTAGTCGTTTGCCGTGGTGCCCGGTTGATCGAGGATTTGAAACGGGTGTTGCCGAGGCCATGCCAACCACCGCGAGCAACCATCAGGCGTTGGCCGTGTTTGGTCAGGTCGCCGATGATTTCGCCGGTGGTGTCGTCAAAAGCGCGGGTGCCAACCGGCACGCGCAAGGTAATGTCTTCGCCTTTACGGCCGGTGCAGTCGCGTGAGCCGCCATTTTCGCCACGCTCGGCGTCATAACGACGGACATAACGGTAATCGACGAGCGTATTGACCGAGTTGGTCGCTTCAAGGAATACCGAACCACCATCACCACCGTCACCTCCGTCCGGACCACCCCAGCGGATGTACTTTTCTTTGCGGAACGAGGCGCAGCCATTGCCGCCGTCGCCGGCTTTTACGGTAATGGTCACTTCATCGACGAACTTCATGGTGGTATTTCCAGGTGATTTCCGCTCAAGTGTAGCGGTTTGTGCAAGCTTCAAAAAAACAAAGCCCCGCATCGCGGGGCTTGGTCAGTCACACTCGTGATTAGTTCGAAACCGTCACGTACTTGCGGACCGGCTTGCCCTTCAGTTCGAAGGAAACTTTGCCATCGGTCAACGCAAACAGCGTATGGTCACGACCCATACCGACATTGGTGCCGGCGTGGAACTGGGTGCCGCGCTGGCGAACAATGATGTTGCCGGCTACGACGTCTTGGCCGCCATACACTTTGACGCCCAGACGTTTACTTTCGGAGTCACGACCGTTGCGGGAACTACCTACACCTTTCTTATGTGCCATGTTTCAACTCCTCGCTTAGGCCTTGATACCGGTAATCTTGACTTCAGTAAACCACTGACGGTGGCCCTGACGCTTCATGTGGTGCTTACGACGGCGGAACTTCAGGATATGCACTTTGTCAGCACGGCCGTGCTTGACGACTTCGGCTTCGACCTTGGCACCGGCAACATACGGCTGGCCAATTTTCAGGTCGCCATTGTTCTCTACCATCAGCACTTGATCGAATTCAACCTTGCCACCGGCTTCGGCTTCGATCAGTTCCAGGCGCAATACTTCGCCTTCTACTACGCGGTGTTGCTTGCCACCGCTTACGATAACTGCGTACATAAACGCTCCAATCTTTTTGTATCTCAAGCGACTTTCAGGCGGCCAGTCAGCATGACAAAGCGCTTTAATAGCCCAAAAGGGGCGCGAATTCTACTGTATTGGCCAGCTCGCCGCAAGCCATATGCTGCGCCGAACAATTTTGCCCTGATTTGACCGCGCGGGCTTGCGGCACGGGCGTTTGCCCCCTAGCATGGCGCCACCTTTTTACCTGCCCATCTGGTTTACACGAGCCTGACCGCATGGATATAGATGCAGTACGCGCTTTAGTAAAGGATGACATTGCGGCCACGGACGCCCTGATCCTCGAAAAACTCCAATCTGAAGTCGTACTGGTAAACCAGTTAGGCTATTACATCATCAATAGCGGTGGTAAGCGCCTGCGGCCGTTGTTGTTGTTGTTGGCGGCACGCGGCCTCGGCTATCAAGGCAAACACCACCACACCCTGGCTGCCGTCATTGAATTCATTCACACCGCGACCTTGCTGCACGATGATGTTGTCGATGCTTCCGACATGCGCCGTGGCCGGCAAACCGCCAATGCTGTGTTCGGCAACGAAGCCAGCGTGCTGGTCGGTGATTATCTCTATTCCCGCGCCTTCCAGATGATGGTCGAGGTCGGCGAAATGCGGGTCATGGACATTCTGTCGACGGCAACCAATGTCATCGCCGAGGGCGAAGTCATGCAGTTGATGAACTGCAACGACCCGGACACCACTGAACAGCGTTATTTCGACGTCATCACCTGCAAAACCGCGAAGCTATTTGAAGCCGCGTTGCAGCTATCTGCGGTACTGGCCAAACAGTCGCCGGAGGTAGAAGCGGCAATGGCGGGCTACGGCATGGAGCTGGGTATTGCCTTCCAGTTGATTGACGATGCGCTCGATTACAGCGGCGATAGCGGCGAGCTCGGCAAAAACGTCGGCGACGATTTGGCCGAAGGCAAACCAACGCTGCCGCTCATCCACGCGATGCGTCACGGCAAACCGGAACAGGTGGCGCTGATTCGCCAAGCGATTGAAAACGGTGGTACCGATCAGTTTGATGAAATTCGTCAAACCTTGAGTGAAACAGGAGCCATCGAATATACCGAACAGAAAGCTGAAAAAGCCGTTGCAAAAGCCAAATCGCTTCTCCAAAATATGCCTCCCTCGCCATACCGCGAGGCGCTGATTGCGGTAGCGGAATACGCGATTTCACGTCGCAGCTAACCGATAAAGCTTGTGATCGTCGGAGTGTAGCTCAGCTTGGTAGAGCACCACGTTCGGGACGTGGGGGCCGAAGGTTCGAATCCTTTCACTCCGACCAATTCACTTTTTGTGCTGAATTACCCGGTCAGCCGTTTATCAAGGTCGCTTTATGCGGCCTTTTTATTTTCTCGCATTATGATCAGCATTCGACTGATATAAATTGGACCGGCCATGCTCGAGCCCAGCCTGCTGGAGGCCTACCGACACACCGATTACTTCATCAATCTCGGCGCCGAACAGCTGTGCTTGCGCGTTGATGAACCCTACCCTGCTCTCGATTCCTTGCTGCGCACCTATCGGTGCAACTCCGCCGCATTGATCACGGCTGACAACCCATGCTCACAGCTGCTGACTGACGAGCAAAATCAACAACGTCGCCAGCAATTGGACACCGAATTGCAACAGCGACAATTTATCAGCTTTCAAGGTTTCAATCGGGCACCACACGGTGACTGGCCGGATGAACAGACGCGATTGGTGCTCGGCATTGATTACGTTAACGCTGAGACGCTCGCCCGCCAGTTTGAACAAAACGGCTTTCTGTTTTTCGAACCGCAAAAAGCCGTTCAGCTTTGCCTGGTGGATTTTTCCTGACGCCGGCGTTGTCGGCGAAAATACTGTTCGTTGGCATAAAATTCAGGATTGTCGTTTTCCGGCCACCATCCGGGAATGCCAAGCAACGGCAGTGGATACAAATCGGCCGGCGTCCAGTCTGCGGCCATTTCGCTGATAATTTTTGATAATTGCCGATCGATTTCGGCGCGCAAAATTGGCATCGGCTGTTGCAACAACCATGCATCGACCGGTACCACCAGTGCATGCGCGGTCAGACCGATATACGGCGAGCGCAGTTTATCCAGTGCACCGTGACCGAACATCAGCGCCTTCACCTGACGATGCCATTGTTGCCGCTGCGTCTGAAACAACGTCGGCCAATCCATCTGCATCAACGCGTCCGAAAGCGCCGGATAACTGCAGGCAAACACCACACCGCTTTCATCAAAAAGCGTCGCCGCATCGCGCCGGCTACCGCGCTGACTGCCACCGGATTTGGCCAGCAGATGCAAATCATTCAGCGCTTGCTTGCTATTCGGAAACACATTCCAGATCAGCGCGTTGAAATAATCATGCCAGTTGGCATACCGGGTAGGTACCGCGCCGGTGGCAGCAATGTGCTGTTCGTAGGAGACATCGCTAACTTCAGCAAAACGAATCGGCAGATGGGCAGCCGAGAGCTGCCGATAATACGGCTCAGCATCCGGCCAGTCAGACCAGGCCAGCGCTTCGACACAATCGGCGACAACCTCGAACGCCGGATGTTGACGCCAAAACTGCGCCCGCCAGTCAGAACTCTGCGCATTCTGCATCGAGATACCCAAAATATTTTTTCCACTAGCGGTTCGCGCCAGCGCGTATTTGAACGAAAATAGGATCTTACACGCCAGACGCCGGACTGAGCTGATGAATTTCCGCACGTTGATTGCGCCTGACGAGCTGCATACGCACTTATCTCACCCCGATCTGCGCCTGCTCGACTGCCGGCATCGGCTGACCGAGCCAGAATGGGGCCATCAACAATACTTGAGCGGTCATATTCCCGGTGCACTGTTCGCCCATCTCGATCGCGATTTATCTTCAGCGGTCATTTCTGGCAAAACTGGTCGCCATCCATTGCCGGCTATCAACACATTCGTCGATACACTGAACCGCTGGGGCGTTAGCAACACATCGATGGTTGTCGCCTATGACGACGCCGGTGGCGCTTATGCC from Permianibacter aggregans harbors:
- the rplU gene encoding 50S ribosomal protein L21 — its product is MYAVIVSGGKQHRVVEGEVLRLELIEAEAGGKVEFDQVLMVENNGDLKIGQPYVAGAKVEAEVVKHGRADKVHILKFRRRKHHMKRQGHRQWFTEVKITGIKA
- the rpsT gene encoding 30S ribosomal protein S20, which encodes MANIKSAKKRARQSEVARQRNAAQRSMLRTYIKKVLKAIESGDKAAAQAAFTAAQPIIDTAAGKNLIHANKAARHKSRLSAHIKAMA
- the ribF gene encoding bifunctional riboflavin kinase/FAD synthetase yields the protein MKVVRGQRGAHSLQSASVATIGNFDGVHLGHRQLLQQVRAEADRMQAKAVAILFEPHPAEFFLDEPPARLMTLREKLLPLELLGVDIVRVLRFNQDLAAMSANEFIDRILVNELNVQHLVVGDDFRFGHRRAGDFELLCADGRFSCEASDTVTVNGIRVSSTAVRLALANGQFELAAQLLGRPYRLSGKVAHGDKRGRLLGFPTANLRLKRKTLPLSGVYAVKVMGEGMPETLGVANIGFRPTVDGKEPRCEVHLFNFADDIYGRVIDIEPVQFIRAEQKFSGLDALKAQISVDSARAKQIFNLT
- the cgtA gene encoding Obg family GTPase CgtA — its product is MKFVDEVTITVKAGDGGNGCASFRKEKYIRWGGPDGGDGGDGGSVFLEATNSVNTLVDYRYVRRYDAERGENGGSRDCTGRKGEDITLRVPVGTRAFDDTTGEIIGDLTKHGQRLMVARGGWHGLGNTRFKSSINRAPRQTTKGKLGDLRDLRLELQVLADVGLLGMPNAGKSTFIRAVSAAKPKVADYPFTTLVPNLGVVRMKDQSSFVVADIPGVIEGASEGAGLGHKFLRHLSRCRVLLHLVDIAPIDETDPVYNAKAIVEELEKYSPALAEKPRWLVLNKIDVLDEEEAEVRCQQIIDDLAWTGPVYRISGLNKLGTEALCWDIMNYLESLPKEEDSKAVPTQEIPWDYQARPEPTPDEIEEWDDEWGLDEDAESPEEDER
- the murJ gene encoding murein biosynthesis integral membrane protein MurJ, which codes for MTLISRVLGLVREVVLANLLGAGMGADLFFVAQKIPNFLRRLFAEGAFAQAFVPVFVEYQLKRSQEEVLQLLNKVAGTLGLIVLGLTVLVLIAAPWVTTVYAPGFRDDPVKFELAVYMLRITFPYLLFISLTALAGSVLNTRNRFAVPAITPVFLNVCLIIAGVWVAPELDRQAVAMAWAVLIAGVVQLAFNLPFLWREGLLPRPVWGWKDEGVQRILKLMLPAMFGVSITQISLMLDVIFLSFLEEGSVSWLYYADRLLEFPLGLFGIAIATVILPSLSRQHSSEDAASFQSTIDWALRFLTLIGLPAMIGLGMLADGLALTLFQHGATTVQDAANIADALIFYSLGLMSFMSIKVLATGFFGRQDTKTPVKFALIAVAFNMVANAILIWPLQYLGLALATTLSSTLNATLLFRMLYKRGIYRPQAGWGSWLLKVGTACSAMAVVIYLVHPGNEAWAIADHWQRILFTGQTVAAGGASYFAMLWLMGMRISQLRGYTPSP
- the rpmA gene encoding 50S ribosomal protein L27, whose protein sequence is MAHKKGVGSSRNGRDSESKRLGVKVYGGQDVVAGNIIVRQRGTQFHAGTNVGMGRDHTLFALTDGKVSFELKGKPVRKYVTVSN
- the ispB gene encoding octaprenyl diphosphate synthase yields the protein MDIDAVRALVKDDIAATDALILEKLQSEVVLVNQLGYYIINSGGKRLRPLLLLLAARGLGYQGKHHHTLAAVIEFIHTATLLHDDVVDASDMRRGRQTANAVFGNEASVLVGDYLYSRAFQMMVEVGEMRVMDILSTATNVIAEGEVMQLMNCNDPDTTEQRYFDVITCKTAKLFEAALQLSAVLAKQSPEVEAAMAGYGMELGIAFQLIDDALDYSGDSGELGKNVGDDLAEGKPTLPLIHAMRHGKPEQVALIRQAIENGGTDQFDEIRQTLSETGAIEYTEQKAEKAVAKAKSLLQNMPPSPYREALIAVAEYAISRRS